CTTGGCGGAGGCGCTGGACGGCATCGAGGTCGTCAAGGGGCATGCCCAGGAGGCCGCCGAGGTCGAACGCTTCGGATCCTTTGCCGTCAACTCCCGCAATGCCTTTGTGCGCCAGGGGGATGTTGAGGCTCGCTTCCTGCCCTTGCTGCTGATGGGGGTGGCCGAGGCGGCGGCATTGCTCCAGTCGTTGCTGCTCTTCCAACGGGGTGTGCTCGACGTTGGACAGGTGGTGGGATTCTTCGGCATGATCCAGCTCTTCGGGTTCCCAACTTTCGTTTCGCTGTACGCCTACTCTCAGGTGGCGCTGGGGATGGCCAGCGCCCGCCGGATTCTGGAGCTGATCACCCGCGAGACCGAGCTTGATCGCAACCCCGGCGGGTTGGCCCGCCCAATGCGTGGCGAGATCACCTTCGAGGACGTATCGTACGCCCACCAGGGTCAGCATTCCGGCTTGCAGCAAGTCAGCTTCCATGTGTCGCCGGGCAAGACAATTGCCGTCGTCGGTCAGACTGGTTCGGGTAAGAGCACCCTGATCCGCTTGCTCAACCGCACCCACGACGTCGACCAGGGATCGGTGAAAGTGGATGGCGTGGATGTTCGCCAGTGGGACTTGGAGTCATTGCGCCAACAGATCTCGATCATCGAGCAGGATGTCTTTCTGTTCTCGCGCACGGTGGCTGAGAACATCGCCTTCGGGCGACCCGGCGCGAGCCAGACCGAGATCGAGGCCGCTGCCCGCGGCGCTCAGGCGCACGAGTTTATCGCCGCAATGCCCGAAGGCTATCAGACCGTCGTCGGTGAGCGTGGGGTTACCCTGTCGGGAGGCCAGCGCCAACGGATTGCCCTGGCGCGAGCCTTCCTGACCAACCCCAGCATCCTGGTGCTGGACGATTCGACGTCGTCGATTGACAGCGCCACCGAAGACCAGATCCAGCGGGCGATCTTCCGGGCAGCTGCCGGGCGTACCACCCTCATCATCACCCACCGCCTGTCTCAGATCCGCTGGGCGGATTTGGTCCTGGTGCTGCGCAAGGGCCAGCTGGTGGCCTGCGGTGGACACGCGGATCTGCTGGCCGCCTCCGAGGCCTATCGCCGCATCTTCAGCCCCTCGCTGCGGGAGAACGCGTGAGCTTCTTCGAGGGCCTGGACGCCGAATCCTACGATCGCACCTACCGCGACCGCGAGCTGGCACAGCGGATGCTGGTGTACTTCCGCCCCCACACCCGGGCGCTGGCCCTGTCGGTAGTGATGATCCTGCTGATCTCGCTGGCGGGAGCACTGCTGCCGATCGTGGCCGCCCTGGGTGTGGACGCCATGGCCGCCCAGCGGAGCGGGCCGTGGGTGATCGTGCTGCCGCTGCTCGTGCTGGCGCTGGGCGTCGTGATCTGGGGCGCCAACTGGGTTCGGCGGCGGCTGACCAGCCGGGCCGTCGCCGATGTGATGCTGGCCTTGCGTCGCAACGCCTTCGCCGCCGCCGCCGATCACGATCTGTCCTTCTACGACGACCTCGCTTCGGGCAAGGTCGTCAGCCGTATCACCTCCGACACTTCCGAATTCGCCCAGGTTGTGGTCCTGGTCACCGACCTGCTCAGCGAGATCCTCCAAGCGCTGGTCCTATTTGTCGTGCTGGTGCGCATCGAGCCCAGCCTGATTCCCTGGCTGCTGGCCATGTTGCCGGTCGTGTTCCTGGTGTCCTTGCTCTTTCGGCGCCAGGCTCGGATGGTCACCCGTCAGGGCTTCCGGGCCATGGCCAGCGTCAATGGCCTGGTCAAGGAAGCCGTCAGCGGGATCCTGGTGGCCAAGAACTTCCGCCAGGAAGCGGCCATCTACCAGGAGTTCGACCGGGTGAACCGGCAGAGCTATCGGATCAACCTGCGACGCGGTTTCGTTCTGGCTGTTGTGTTCCCCGTGCTGAACGGCCTCGCCGGCATTGCCGTCGCCATCGTGCTGTACGTTGGCGGGTTATACGCCGCGGCTGGGGCCATCACCGTCGGCGCCTGGT
The sequence above is a segment of the Anaerolineales bacterium genome. Coding sequences within it:
- a CDS encoding ABC transporter ATP-binding protein/permease; this translates as MRWISWHVGRHAWLGVVLLAGAFGNAILAAVMFMLIGQGLNAVLQSPPDLSLLLRISLLIAVSQVIRGGLQLARNFSAEMIGQRLEREIRDELYLSLLGKSMTFHSLQPVGDTMARATNDVREVNLMFSPGLNLVIGSANFLLAPLLLAPRYHPSLILVPALFILTYALSLWQYLAELRPIAEDSRLAFGRMNTHLAEALDGIEVVKGHAQEAAEVERFGSFAVNSRNAFVRQGDVEARFLPLLLMGVAEAAALLQSLLLFQRGVLDVGQVVGFFGMIQLFGFPTFVSLYAYSQVALGMASARRILELITRETELDRNPGGLARPMRGEITFEDVSYAHQGQHSGLQQVSFHVSPGKTIAVVGQTGSGKSTLIRLLNRTHDVDQGSVKVDGVDVRQWDLESLRQQISIIEQDVFLFSRTVAENIAFGRPGASQTEIEAAARGAQAHEFIAAMPEGYQTVVGERGVTLSGGQRQRIALARAFLTNPSILVLDDSTSSIDSATEDQIQRAIFRAAAGRTTLIITHRLSQIRWADLVLVLRKGQLVACGGHADLLAASEAYRRIFSPSLRENA
- a CDS encoding ABC transporter ATP-binding protein/permease, yielding MSFFEGLDAESYDRTYRDRELAQRMLVYFRPHTRALALSVVMILLISLAGALLPIVAALGVDAMAAQRSGPWVIVLPLLVLALGVVIWGANWVRRRLTSRAVADVMLALRRNAFAAAADHDLSFYDDLASGKVVSRITSDTSEFAQVVVLVTDLLSEILQALVLFVVLVRIEPSLIPWLLAMLPVVFLVSLLFRRQARMVTRQGFRAMASVNGLVKEAVSGILVAKNFRQEAAIYQEFDRVNRQSYRINLRRGFVLAVVFPVLNGLAGIAVAIVLYVGGLYAAAGAITVGAWYLFISSMDRFWFPVLNLTAFWSQVQGGLSAAERIFALIDAEPAVVQLDQVPVPPLRGEITFDQLDFSYGKGVTVLSSFDLHIPPGQTVALVGHTGAGKSSIARLIARFYEYQGGRLLVDGHDLRAFNLRAYRRQLGIVS